The following are encoded in a window of Impatiens glandulifera chromosome 5, dImpGla2.1, whole genome shotgun sequence genomic DNA:
- the LOC124937877 gene encoding probable GTP-binding protein OBGC2 codes for MFSVIFVQSTYLTKSNALPDSSPSSFLSFSPDHHLKQRFCPERSHLQRFQHCNISCKAGTGSIKLPPSTNHDSLIKEPHKYFDQAVIGVRSGDGGHGAILTMPNQKAGSKSKSQDRHEKDKTKRKNVSFKRDFNGSLILPMGGHGGDVILYADENYDTLLEFHKTARFSAKRGGNVDSMGSFSSQLRSGSAAPTLRIPVPVGTVVKRKRGTFLADLARPGDEVLVARGGQGGISLLKLPEHQKQKILDMTSNVLRDDSDKVLIHGQPGEEISLDLILRVVADVGLVGLPNAGKSTLLGSVTLAKPDIADYPFTTLIPNLGRLDGDPDLGAGKYSSEATLADLPGLIEGAHLGKGLGRNFLRHLRRTRLLVHVVDAATPDPLTDYKTIREELKMYNPEYLERPYIVVLNKIDIPEAKERFASLSQEISAIGKDDNEQVLVESLKDKTVKETEDYPRPLAVVGVSVLKGINLDGMLTAIRTALRNCRADEMLAPVGKDKINT; via the exons ATGTTCTCAGTTATCTTTGTCCAGTCTACTTACCTTACCAAATCGAATGCTCTTCCGGATTCCTCTCCATCGTCGTTCCTCTCTTTCTCTCCTGACCATCATCTAAAACAAAG ATTCTGTCCAGAAAGGAGTCATCTTCAGAGATTTCAGCATTGTAATATAAGCTGTAAAGCTGGTACTGGTAGTATTAAACTACCTCCTTCAACAAACCATGATTCATTGATAAAGGAACCTCATAAATATTTCGATCAAGCTGTAATTGGTGTTCGATCTGGAGATGGAGGTCACGGTGCTATTCTTACAATGCCTAATCAAAAAGCTGGGTCAAAGTCAAAGTCACAGGACAGGCATGAGAAGGATAAAACAAAGAGGAAGAACGTTTCATTCAAAAGGGATTTTAATGGGTCTCTTATACTTCCCATGGGTGGGCATGGTGGTGATGTTATACTTTATGCTGATGAGAACTATGACACGTTACTTGAGTTTCATAAAACGGCTCGATTTAGTGCAAAACGTGGTGGGAATGTTGATTCCATGGGTTCTTTTTCATCTCAATTGCGTAGTGGATCTGCTGCTCCTACTTTACGCATTCCAGTTCCTGTAG GTACTGTTGTGAAACGCAAGCGAGGGACTTTTTTGGCTGATCTAGCGCGTCCAGGAGATGAAGTTCTTGTTGCAAGAGGTGGACAAGGAGGG ATTAGCTTGCTCAAATTGCCAGAGCATCAGAAGCAAAAAATATTGGACATGACATCAAATGTGTTGAGAGATGATAGTGACAAG GTTTTAATCCATGGACAGCCAGGTGAAGAaattagtttggatttaatccTAAGAGTTGTAGCCGATGTCGGTCTTGTG GGACTACCAAATGCAGGAAAATCAACATTGTTGGGTTCAGTAACACTTGCGAAACCTGATATCGCTGATTACCCTTTCACAACTTTAATTCCAAACCTTGGACGGCTTGATGGTGACCCTGATTTAGGAGCTGGAAAATATTCATCCGAGGCCACATTAGCAGATTTGCCCGGTCTTATTGAAGGTGCTCATCTAGGGAAG GGTCTTGGCCGCAATTTTCTTCGACACTTGAGAAGGACCCGACTGTTGGTTCATGTTGTTGATGCAGCCACTCCAGATCCTTTGACAGACTACAAGACCATAAGAGAA GAGTTGAAAATGTATAATCCAGAATATCTTGAAAGACCTTACATAGTCGTGCTAAACAAGATTGATATTCCTGAG gCAAAAGAGAGATTCGCATCATTGTCTCAAGAAATTTCAGCAATTGGAAAGGATGACAATGAACAAGTTCTTGTGGAATCCTTAAAGGATAAAACAGTAAAAGAAACTGAGGATTACCCGCGACCTCTTGCAGTTGTTGGTGTGAGCGTTTT GAAAGGCATTAATTTAGATGGTATGTTGACGGCGATAAGGACAGCGTTAAGGAATTGTCGGGCTGATGAAATGTTGGCGCCGGTtggaaaagataaaataaacacgtaa